From Miscanthus floridulus cultivar M001 chromosome 15, ASM1932011v1, whole genome shotgun sequence, the proteins below share one genomic window:
- the LOC136506617 gene encoding GDSL esterase/lipase At1g28580-like: MGGAARRRLVPAVLAAAAAFLISSAEAAAETTAVVGDEPAFDSIFAFGDSFTDTGNNPVVFGWYDVFDVVMRPPYGTTFFGGHPTGRNSNGRLIIDFIAQGLGLPLVPPYLSHNGSFRQGAKLRRRRCHRYQLQLLPHRGRSGRQPVPSQHTTGKRLFADCLPRSAKA, from the exons ATGGGTGGCGCTGCTCGTCGTAGGTTGGTTCCTGCTGtcttggcggcggcggccgccttcCTCATCTCGTCTGCCGAGGCGGCGGCAGAGACGACGGCGGTAGTCGGCGACGAGCCAGCGTTCGACTCCATCTTCGCCTTCGGCGACTCCTTCACGGACACGGGCAACAACCCCGTGGTGTTCGGCTGGTACGACGTGTTCGACGTCGTCATGCGGCCTCCCTACGGCACGACTTTCTTCGGCGGCCACCCCACCGGCCGTAACTCCAACGGCCGCCTCATCATCGACTTCATCG CTCAAGGCCTGGGGTTGCCACTGGTGCCGCCGTACCTGTCGCACAACGGGAGCTTCCGGCAGGGCGCCAAACTTCGCCGTCGGCGGTGCCACCGCTATCAACTCCAGCTTCTTCCACATCGGGGACGGTCCGGGCGCCAGCCTGTTCCCTCTCAACACACTACAGGAaaacgcctctttgccgactgcttgccccggtcggcaaaggcataa